One Tetrapisispora phaffii CBS 4417 chromosome 2, complete genome genomic region harbors:
- the USO1 gene encoding Uso1p (similar to Saccharomyces cerevisiae USO1 (YDL058W); ancestral locus Anc_4.238): MDIIQGIIQPPRVQSAEETIPTLCDRLSNSTLINDRRSAILGIKSFSRQYRETVIASGLKPLIKTLQRDLVDEDIVKAVLETLLILFIRGDGDEDLTREWISQQSRIQNGKYPSPLVMKSENQQADQFSLWIADALTQSDELIHLIIELMDTSNFHIRLYTIQLLEAIIVTRPARARSAITSLPTSISTIASLLDDSNELVRDEAILLLMTVVNDSPHVQKLVAFENIFEKLFIIINEEGGLRGSLVVNDCLSLIINILKYNTSNQTLFLETGHLAKLAYILNEPITGEEEFFWNEQRIVNIISALDIVSLTIEPGISTTRKHQDSLLDGKVLMITLRLIFYHNTPKEVRSIALLTTADMIRNNEIAQNEFRKVDVPYIDPSLLNGSKAKDVIYLPVISLLVNWALYANSVHTFAIRGAAIDLLKAYFHGNSELQELFLQDQLEEYKNENKKRQNEQLADFRSNIFEAILDYDPDLRLNPYKLYFASEIVMYFIQEENPSNASHREAIIKVTSGTQLEDDTDTMNPIQTLSELLLASLNESDIRIPIFYTSFLIVWLYADFNAVDDLLSNKPNLQSILSFSYQLQGDDITIKCLVTMLLGVSYEFSTKNSPYPRADYYAFITKTMGIDNYTSRIKQFKEDSLFAKAQTGIDFINPDIDETGLPEVYFNSYFIELVQKNYYRIKAALSHDPNEEPVSTLSFEIFEKLQSDCTNLKNSLSALENDSSSKIDTLEEKLTELQNDFNILSEKHSILSGDNISLNSNYENIKNELNSISEQLSMASKENENLKATNASQEVDVKSLNKELNEKEKSIYELEKQLNLTKTEKDKAQEGINKMNNELRKLMTSIDTLNEDKSRLQNEIKLQKIELDDKETKINSEMEKTSKEYDNLKKLLALKEEEIEELKSKLLISARDLKEYKGKFQSHDSLVPKLTEKLKTLATSFKELEIERDALLQSLKTNEENTSSELSLLTSKLDIIKSENATLEKNKKTLLENISNLESKIEDMITAHTNEKKALEESKEELEEFVISLNEQLEDLETSKLESSNKASELEAKIKSFNNEVNSYKNQLDTANNLISKLQISLDEANSKIEQLEEDKVSDLKNLTKKDQKLEARDNELSNAKLQNDELLRERQSLKDELLSTKEKFNSVNDDLEELNSKYVTIEEEKRTLENSINENQFTIKELKDNISGLTNDYNALESSKLDLEEELSSQTTELDQKDTSLAELSKKLEEISSEKLKLNSLLQNTETNLKDLEKVNEDKEIRIQSLEKELKVVKSNSKETDNKLQELSDKHDQMSREYEILKADKESLLNSKEKLYKQYNDNVEKINNYEESLKQLKKEKTTLQANLKTTEAELNDLQEKYSANVNSYNDIISEKDKLTEEIKLSDDKIKELELVLEEKDKVITNQNAEIKNIKLDFEEKGNDYKRTIVDLKAKLSDLTKESAESKLLMEKTIKDLEKNMETLKSESVISSNLSTERITSLELEIAKLTEEKKINQTNFNDKISELKSDIINLEKEKDDSKEKNKTESAELKSEIEELQNKNFKMIEEHTITLDALKTDVERLEKAKEDFQVQNNSLTSDLETKNELLHKLKEKSANTISSLKEDLETQNLQLKEKTKCAEESAIELSNISKDLNELSAKYESLNSKLSLKQDALSEITNENAELNSQLEKHKEEIADLNSSLNDINSRLDLKIKNFDSIESKNSDLEKELLKVNEELAHLKESSSKTILSLNDKITSLSEEFEKERTQLTEGSDSITKEYSEKINRLEESLRKVELDKDKETLEYKNKLTSIIDQLSETEKDLTAAEEDKKILTETLNDQKTSLDKSHEELELLNKQLSDALSDAQSKVNCISELQSNNEALIKEVESLHLQITDLDSKLNEANVNSNSKENEISDLLIKAKDNSDQLSEMHSRIKTLTNEFELNEKLLNEKSEELSAIKAVTEGKENEIKKLTQELALSEEEIAVIKSKLKNSDETAASTERKLLETKEILSQMPTDLTTANKDKSDLSIQLTETKKQLDVLNLQINENGDLLSSKIESLKEKEDQLEKLQIESDNSKEEIEKLKHQLSKLSENHDSILLDKNDLEAKVHDYENAIAERENEVKRYQLLLNEKERTSNDFKDKITVAEEEIHSLKSELDRLKIAFDEQKKSLDLASEEKYNTNSILEDKLRISRDNFEKQLSEKDDKISELIIANTDATEKYSSLQTEIQSLKHLIDEIKEERDLYESNNKNKNDTIKDLTASIANIKSDCKMKIYEKDEEIELLKANTKYEERRLDEELTSLKQKYDDLKSKSTEEAILLKDKLQHKALNIETLNTEITRLETNISELNLDTSKFKSLNEDILLKQSDNDSLSKKIDEIVKEKTDLKSANEELVIKSRTLEEEMKELSNSKNALQAELKTLSKLKEEKEIQTSLNEKSKEENIQLSKSNDELQSKIAELNKDSMEQKRLLDKSRQDLSELDILKEQIKILQKENTELKDNQNDSSEVDDLMLLVTDLDEKNTFYKKKLEELGVNFSSDEEEDEDDEDSDRA; encoded by the coding sequence AGGAAACAATTCCAACTTTATGTGACCGTTTGTCTAATTCTACTCTAATTAATGACAGAAGATCTGCAATTCTAGGAATTAAATCGTTCAGTCGTCAATATAGGGAAACAGTAATTGCGTCTGGTTTGAAGCCCCTTATCAAAACCTTGCAACGTGATCTGGTCGATGAGGATATTGTCAAGGCTGTCTTAGAGACTTTATTAATTCTATTCATTAGAGGTGATGGTGATGAGGATTTAACTCGTGAATGGATTTCACAACAATCTCGTATTCAAAATGGTAAATATCCATCACCCTTAGTAATGAAAAGTGAGAATCAACAAGCCGACCAATTTTCTTTGTGGATTGCTGATGCTTTGACACAATCTGATGAACTTATTCATCTTATTATAGAGTTGATGGATACATCCAATTTTCACATTAGGTTATACACAATCCAGTTGTTAGAAGCCATCATTGTAACAAGACCAGCAAGAGCTCGTAGTGCCATTACCTCTTTACCTACAAGTATATCTACTATAGCATCATTATTAGATGATTCTAATGAACTTGTTAGGGATGAAGCAATTTTACTATTAATGACAGTTGTCAATGATTCTCCCCATGTTCAAAAATTGGTCGcctttgaaaatatatttgaaaaattattcattattattaatgaagaaGGTGGTTTGCGTGGATCTTTGGTTGTCAATGATTgtttatcattaattattaatattttaaaatataacaCTTCAAACCAAACATTATTCTTAGAGACAGGTCACCTTGCAAAATTGGCTTATATACTAAACGAGCCTATTACCGGGGAAGAAGAATTTTTCTGGAACGAACAGAGAATTGTTAACATTATCTCAGCTTTGGATATCGTATCTCTAACGATAGAGCCAGGTATCTCTACAACAAGAAAACACCAAGATTCATTATTAGATGGGAAGGTTTTAATGATTACACTAcgtttaatattttaccaTAATACACCTAAAGAAGTTAGATCAATAGCTCTATTAACTACAGCTGATATGATAAGAAATAATGAGATAGCTCAAAATGAATTTAGGAAGGTAGATGTTCCTTATATAGACCCTTCTTTACTTAATGGCTCAAAAGCGAAAGATGTCATTTATCTCCCGgtaatatctttattagTCAATTGGGCATTATATGCTAATTCTGTACACACATTTGCAATTAGAGGCGCTGCAATCGATTTACTAAAGGCATATTTCCACGGAAATTCAGAATTACAAGAATTATTTCTACAAGATCAACTTGAggaatataaaaatgaaaataagaAGAGACAAAATGAACAATTAGCAGATTTCAggtcaaatatttttgaagcTATCCTAGATTACGATCCAGATCTGAGGTTAAACCCATATAAGTTATATTTTGCAAGCGAGATTGTAATGTACTTTatacaagaagaaaacCCTTCAAATGCATCCCATAGAGAAGCGATAATTAAAGTAACCTCGGGTACCCAATTAGAAGATGATACTGATACTATGAATCCAATTCAAACATTAAGTGAGTTACTTCTCGCTAGTTTAAATGAAAGCGATATTCGTATTCCTATCTTCTACACATCTTTTCTAATTGTCTGGTTATACGCTGATTTCAATGCTGTAGATGATCTGTTATCTAATAAACCAAATCTACAAtctattttatctttttcttaCCAATTACAAGGTGATGATATAACAATTAAATGTTTAGTTACTATGTTACTAGGTGTGTCCTACGAATTTTCGACGAAAAATTCACCGTACCCTAGAGCAGATTATTACGCATTTATTACCAAAACTATGGGTATTGATAATTATACTTCTAGGATTAAACAATTTAAGGAAGATTCTTTATTTGCTAAAGCCCAAACAGGTATTGATTTCATCAATCctgatattgatgaaacTGGTTTACCGGAAGTTTACTTCAattcttattttattgaattagtgcaaaaaaattattatcgTATCAAAGCTGCCCTTTCTCATGATCCAAATGAAGAACCTGTTTCAACtttatcttttgaaatctttGAAAAACTTCAATCTGATTGTAccaatttaaaaaattccTTGAGTGCTTTAGAAAACGATTCTTCTAGTAAAATTGATACtcttgaagaaaaattaactgAATTGcaaaatgattttaatattctttCTGAGAAACACTCCATCTTATCAGGAGAcaatatatctttaaaCAGTAATTATgagaatattaaaaatgaactAAACTCCATTTCGGAACAACTTTCAATGgcttcaaaagaaaatgaaaatcTTAAAGCTACCAATGCTTCACAGGAGGTTGATGTAAAATCCCTTAATAAAGAActtaatgaaaaagaaaaatcgATATATGAATTGGAAAAGCAGTTAAATTTAACTAAAACAGAAAAAGATAAAGCTCAAGAAggaataaataaaatgaataatgaACTTCGTAAGTTAATGACCTCCATAGATACTTTAAATGAGGATAAAAGTAGActtcaaaatgaaataaaactCCAAAAAATTGAACTTGATGATAAAGAGACTAAAATCAATTCTGAGATGGAAAAAACTAGTAAAGAATACGATAACCTGAAAAAGTTGCTTGCTTTAAAAGAGGAGGAAATAGAAGAACTAAAATcgaaattattgatttcGGCCAGagatttaaaagaatacaAAGGAAAATTTCAGAGCCACGATTCACTTGTGCCAAAATTgactgaaaaattaaagacaTTGGCCACAAGttttaaagaattagaGATTGAGCGTGATGCGCTTCTCCAAAGTTTGAAAACgaatgaagaaaatacaTCCTCAGAACTCTCGCTGTTAACTTCAAAGTTAGATATCATCAAGTCAGAGAATGCTACATTAGAGAAGAATAAGAAAACATTacttgaaaatatttctaacTTAGAATCAAAAATAGAAGACATGATTACTGCTCAtacaaatgaaaagaaGGCTTTAGAGGAAtccaaagaagaattagagGAATTTGTTATTAGTTTAAATGAACAGTTAGAAGATTTAGAGACATCCAAATTAGAGAGTTCCAATAAGGCGTCTGAATTGGAAgctaaaataaaatcatttaataatgaagtaAATAGTTACAAAAATCAATTGGATACAGCtaataatttgatttcCAAACTACAAATATCCTTAGATGAGGCAAACTCTAAAATAGAACAACTAGAAGAGGATAAAGTTTctgatttgaaaaatttgacTAAGAAAGATCAAAAGTTGGAAGCGAGagataatgaattatcaAATGCTAAACTACAAAATGATGAGCTACTTAGAGAACGACAATCCCTAAAAGATGAACTTTTGTCAACTAAGGAAAAATTTAACTCAGTAAACGATGATTTAGAAGAACTAAATTCCAAATATGTTACgattgaagaagaaaaaaggACCCTTGAAAATTCCATAAACGAAAATCAGTTTACAATAAAAGAGTTGAAGGATAACATTTCAGGATTAACCAATGATTATAATGCGTTAGAAAGTTCTAAATTGgatttagaagaagaacttTCTTCACAGACTACTGAACTTGATCAAAAAGATACTTCATTAGCTGAACTGTCGAAGAAATTAGAAGAGATAAGTTCcgaaaaattaaaacttAACAGTTTGTTACAGAATACTGAAACTAATCTAAAGGATTTAGAAAAGGtaaatgaagataaagaaataaGAATTCAAAGTCTcgaaaaagaattgaaagTAGTCAAAAGTAATTCTAAAGAAACAGATAATAAGCTACAAGAATTAAGTGATAAGCATGACCAAATGTCCAGAgaatatgaaatattaaaagcTGACAAAGAGAGCTTATTGAACTCTAAAGAAAAGCTTTATAAACAATACAATGATAATGTTGAAAAGATTAATAACTATGAGGAGTCTTTGaagcaattaaaaaaagagaaaacaACATTGCAAGCCAACTTAAAGACTACAGAAGCagaattaaatgatttacaagaaaaatattctgCGAATGTGAACTCTTATAACGATATCATATCAGAAAAAGACAAGTTAACTGAGGAGATTAAACTTTCAGATGACAAGATTAAAGAGTTAGAATTAGTATTGGAAGAGAAAGATAAGGTAATAACTAACCAAAATgctgaaattaaaaatataaaattagaCTTTGAAGAAAAGGGAAACGATTATAAAAGAACAATAGTAGATTTGAAAGCAAAACTTTCAGATCTAACCAAAGAAAGCGCCGAATCTAAGTTACTAATGGAGAAAACCATTAAAGACCTTGAGAAAAATATGGAAACTTTAAAATCTGAAAGTGTTATATCCTCGAATCTTTCAACAGAAAGAATAACTAGCTTAGAGTTAGAAATTGCAAAATTAACagaagagaagaaaattaatcaaactaattttaatgataaaatcaGCGAATTAAAGTCcgatataattaatttagaAAAGGAAAAGGATGATAGTAaggaaaaaaataagaCAGAATCTGCAGAATTAAAGTCAGAAATTGAAGagttacaaaataaaaattttaaaatgataGAAGAACACACCATTACCTTAGATGCACTAAAAACTGATGTAGAAAGATTAGAGAAAGCCAAGGAAGATTTTCAAGTACAAAATAATTCTCTAACTTCTGATCTGGAAACTAAGAATGAATTATTGCATAAACTAAAAGAAAAATCGGCTAACACAATATCTTCATTGAAGGAAGATCTTGAAACACAAAACTTACaattaaaggaaaaaacaaaatgtGCTGAAGAGTCTGCTATTGAACTATCTAATATTTCTAAAGATCTCAATGAACTATCGGCAAAATACGAATCCTTAAATTCTAAATTGTCACTCAAACAAGATGCTTTATCTGAAAttacaaatgaaaatgcTGAACTAAATTCACAATTAGAGAAAcataaagaagaaatagcagatttgaattcttcattaaatgatattaattcTAGATTAGATTTGaagattaaaaattttgatagtATTGAGTCAAAAAATTCTGATCTGGAGAAGGAGTTATTAAAAGTTAACGAGGAGCTGGCACATCTCAAGGAATCATCTTCAAAGACAATATTATCTCTAAACGATAAAATAACCTCCTTATctgaagaatttgaaaaagaaagaacaCAACTAACCGAAGGATCGGATTCTATTACAAAGGAATATTCTGAGAAGATAAATAGGTTAGAAGAATCACTAAGAAAAGTGGAATTAGATAAAGACAAGGAAACATTAGAATATAAGAACAAACTGACATCTATCATTGATCAATTGTCAGAGACCGAGAAAGATCTTACAGCCGCAGAGGAGgacaaaaaaatattaacagAGACTCTAAATGATCAAAAAACTTCTTTAGATAAGAGTCACGAAGAgttagaattattaaataaacaattatcTGATGCATTAAGTGACGCACAATCAAAAGTGAACTGTATATCTGAACTTCAATCCAATAATGAAGCTCTTATAAAAGAGGTTGAAAGTTTGCATTTGCAAATAACAGATCTAGACTCCAAATTAAATGAAGCTAACGTAAATTCTAATTCCAaggaaaatgaaatatcgGATCTGCTAATAAAAGCAAAAGATAATTCTGATCAATTATCAGAAATGCATTCAAGAATAAAAACCCTAACTAATGAATTTGAACTTAACgaaaaattgttaaatgaaaaatctgAAGAATTATCAGCCATTAAAGCTGTGACTGaaggaaaagaaaatgaaataaagaaattaactCAAGAATTAGCTTTATCGGAGGAAGAAATCGCTGTcattaaatcaaaattgaaaaactcTGATGAAACTGCCGCTTCAACTGAGAGGAAACTTTTAGAAACTAAAGAAATTCTTAGCCAAATGCCAACAGACCTCACCACTGCgaataaagataaatcTGACTTAAGTATTCAACTCACAGAAACGAAAAAACAACTTGACGTCTTAAATTTACAGATAAATGAAAACGGTGATTTACTTTCAAGTAAAATTGAGTCacttaaagaaaaagaggATCAGCTGgaaaaattacaaattgaGTCTGATAATtccaaagaagaaatagaaaaacTGAAACATCAGCTTTCAAAACTTTCTGAGAATCATGATAGTATTTTATTGGACAAAAATGACTTAGAAGCGAAGGTGCATGATTATGAAAACGCAATTGCTGAACGTGAAAATGAAGTCAAGAGGTATCAACTCTTATTAAATGAGAAAGAAAGAACTTCcaatgattttaaagataaaattacCGTAGCAGAAGAAGAGATACATAGTTTAAAATCCGAATTAGATCGATTAAAAATTGCGTTTGACGAACAAAAAAAGAGCTTGGATCTCGCCAGTGAAGAAAAATACAACACAAATTCGATATTAGAAGATAAATTAAGAATTAGTAGAGACAATTTTGAGAAGCAGTTATCTGAAAAAGATGATAAAATTTCTGAGTTAATTATAGCAAACACCGATGCTACAGAAAAATACTCCTCATTGCAAACGGAAATACAGTCattaaaacatttaattGATGAGATTAAAGAAGAGAGAGATTTATACGAAAGTAACAATAAGAATAAGAATGATACTATCAAAGACCTAACTGCTAGCATTGCAAACATTAAAAGTGACTgcaaaatgaaaatatatgaaaagGATGAAGagattgaattattaaaggCCAATACCAAATATGAAGAACGTAGATTAGACGAAGAGCTTACTTCACTTAAACAGAAGTATGATGATTTGAAGTCGAAAAGTACAGAAGAAgcaattttattgaaagatAAGTTACAACATAAAGCATTAAATATCGAGACGTTAAATACAGAAATTACTAGGCTTGAGACTAATATTTCTGAGTTGAACTTGGATACATCGAAGTTTAAATCTCTAAATGAAGACATACTATTAAAGCAATCTGATAATGattctttatcaaaaaaaatagacGAAATAGTGAAAGAAAAGACTGACCTAAAATCAGCAAACGAAGAATTAGTTATTAAAAGTAGAACCctagaagaagaaatgaaaGAACTATCAAATTCTAAGAATGCTTTACAAGCTGAGCTTAAAAcactttcaaaattaaaagaggAAAAAGAAATCCAAACTTCATTGAATGAGAAATCAAAggaagaaaatattcagTTATCAAAGAGCAATGATGAATTACAATCAAAAATTGCAGAGTTAAACAAGGATTCAATGGAACAAAAGCGATTACTTGACAAATCTAGACAAGATTTATCAGAGCTCGATATTCTCaaagaacaaataaaaatactacaaaaagaaaatacagAATTAAAAGACAACCAAAATGATAGTTCAGAAGTTGATGATTTAATGCTATTAGTTACCGATttagatgaaaaaaataccttttataagaaaaaattggaaGAGCTAGGAGTCAATTTCTCTTCTGATGAGGAGGAGGATGAGGATGATGAAGATAGCGATCGCGCTTAA
- the SMC6 gene encoding DNA repair protein SMC6 (similar to Saccharomyces cerevisiae SMC6 (YLR383W); ancestral locus Anc_4.237): MDGATEVRKRPREADHEIAHEAELLVAQQSNALNGTGEDIDASTHPTKKRRRHEFAAMTQYSSSIGTQYEGINTEYIEESPSGYIKKIKLRNFMCHENFEMEFGPRLNFIVGNNGSGKSAVLTAITIGLGAKASDTNRGNSLKDLIREGCNSTKITIVLENSKYGSYNQGEFGSEIIIERTIKKDGVSHFSLRAESGKEISFKRKDMQTIIDYFSVPVSNPMCFLSQDAARSFLAASSPVEKYGHFMKGTLLQDINDNLDRAREITKTVQEKMTTHLDSLNGLKEEYEDAKSLLNELGQTSNFTERKKLLQGKSLWIDIKFNKKNCDKLKGESLAYKKKMKAIEDKRKVKTDKMERYDNDKLAMEKEIENQTKLVSEKDSIHQQAKDSLRKVRLKYDEEKRNQSEAEKNIEQCKEKIKVLDKNILHLEQQLQKEMGGDKDQMGVDLKKYESENEKLVATVDILTVQLQDLQNEESNIIQEAKTEINSLENSIREKQNELKGISAGNNNFLHNFDHRLPQLLHLIERRSNEFSRKPFGPLGSYVTVKSEYEKDWTRAIQRYLSSSLNAFIVSTLEDNELLRRMFKEVGIRNDIRIFTYPKLEALDYSYGKAKSKFPVLVDAIEFSNLGVQSLFIDQHKIEKVILIPNHNEAKSYLDRKPINVNLALSLRNETSGYQLVGGFRLDTVDYQNKLQIKVGSSSKNEETYLKEFIKQETNELNAKKQRYQERMSEVRNKLRSVVDESSEARLQLKQNSKHITDLKVNMNKVVDTGALISKQTDKDNQKKAIIAYENSIQQIRNNLDQITEEAQPLKVNFDETLNDLTASQKSLKEAKEEVINRESLMEKYQYDLKIYSEKIKSYTDIIKKIDENVQSLEEGIEKQVITASEFCTPERVNDPDLPSTQEEIKEELEKITRMIKKAENKAGFTQQQAIELFEKSRDKYRESQEKYLAIDKTLEVLYKSIQIRVQNLQTAQKATCLDADLDFRASLRVRNLSGNLSFNTKSKRLEIYILTSNGGKPRTIDNLSGGEKSFAQMALLLATWKPMRSRIIALDEFDVFMDQVNRKIGTGLLVKKLKNQTRTQTIIITPQDIGKISDIDSAGVNIHKMKDPERQNNSNFYG, from the coding sequence atggaTGGTGCTACTGAGGTCAGGAAAAGACCAAGAGAGGCAGACCATGAGATTGCTCACGAAGCAGAGTTATTAGTTGCACAACAAAGTAATGCATTAAATGGAACTGGTGAGGATATTGACGCTTCCACTCATCCAactaaaaaaagaagaagacaTGAATTTGCTGCTATGACACAGTATTCAAGTTCTATAGGAACACAATATGAAGGTATAAATACTGAATATATTGAGGAATCGCCATCAGGTTACataaaaaagattaaattGAGGAATTTTATGTGTCATGAGAATTTTGAGATGGAATTTGGCCCAAGgttaaattttattgtaGGTAATAATGGTAGTGGGAAAAGTGCTGTTTTGACTGCAATTACGATAGGACTTGGTGCCAAGGCTAGTGATACTAATAGAGGTAACTctttaaaagatttgatTAGAGAAGGTTGTAATTCTACGAAAATTACTATAGTTTTAGAAAATAGCAAATATGGTTCTTATAACCAAGGGGAATTCGGATCTGAAATTATAATAGAGAGAACTATCAAAAAAGATGGTGTATCTCATTTTAGTTTAAGAGCCGAATCTGGAAAAGAGATTagttttaaaagaaaagataTGCAAACAATTATCGACTATTTCTCTGTTCCAGTATCCAATCCAATGTGTTTTTTATCACAAGATGCTGCTCGATCGTTTTTAGCAGCCTCTAGTCCAGTAGAAAAATATGGACATTTCATGAAAGGTACATTACTTCAGGATATCAATGATAATTTAGACCGTGCAAGGGAGATTACTAAAACTGTGCAAGAAAAAATGACAACTCATTTAGATAGTTTAAATGGAttgaaagaagaatatGAAGATGCAAAaagtttattaaatgaGTTGGGTCAAACAAGTAATTTTACTGAACGAAAAAAACTTCTACAAGGTAAATCTCTATGgattgatattaaatttaataagaaGAATTGTGATAAACTGAAAGGAGAATCTTTAGcatacaaaaaaaaaatgaaagcTATTGAAGATAAGAGGAAAGTAAAAACTGATAAAATGGAAAGgtatgataatgataaactAGCCatggaaaaagaaattgaaaatcaAACCAAATTAGTTTCAGAAAAAGACAGCATACATCAACAAGCAAAAGATTCATTACGTAAGGTAAGATTGAAGTACGATGAAGAGAAACGTAATCAATCTGAAgctgaaaaaaatatagaacAATGTAAAGAGAAGATTAAAGTtttagataaaaatattttacacCTTGAACAGCaattacaaaaagaaatggGAGGTGATAAAGATCAAATGGGTgttgatttaaaaaaatatgaaagcGAAAATGAGAAATTAGTTGCTACTGTAGATATATTAACAGTGCAGTTACAAGATTTACAAAATGAAGAATCTAATATTATCCAAGAAGCAAAAACTGAAATTAATAGTTTAGAAAATAGTATAAGggaaaaacaaaatgaacTGAAAGGAATATCTGctggtaataataattttttgcACAATTTTGATCATCGATTACCTCAACTTCTCCATTTGATTGAAAGAAGATCAAATGAATTTAGTCGTAAACCATTTGGTCCCTTAGGATCTTATGTGACGGTAAAAAGTGAATATGAGAAGGACTGGACTCGTGCTATACAAAGATATTTATCATCCTCTTTGAATGCCTTCATTGTTTCAACATTGGAAGATAACGAATTACTTCGCAGAATGTTTAAGGAAGTTGGTATTAGAAATGATATTAGAATTTTCACTTATCCAAAATTGGAAGCATTAGATTATTCTTATGGTAAagcaaaatcaaaattcCCAGTACTAGTTGACgcaattgaattttcaaatcttGGGGTTCAGTCCCTATTTATTGACCAacataaaattgaaaaggTAATTCTGATACCGAATCATAACGAAGCAAAGAGTTATCTGGATAGAAAACCGATAAATGTTAATTTAGCCTTATCACTTAGAAATGAGACATCTGGCTATCAATTAGTTGGTGGTTTTAGGCTAGATACAGTTgattatcaaaataaattgcAGATAAAAGTAGGTTCATCCTCGAAGAATGAGGAAACATATTTGAAGGAATTCATTAAACAAGAGACTAATGAGTTAAATGCTAAAAAGCAGAGATATCAAGAGAGAATGTCAGAAGTTAGAAATAAGTTGCGTTCAGTAGTTGATGAGAGCTCTGAAGCTCGTCTCCAATTGAAACAGAATTCTAAACATATTACAGATTTAAAAGTTAATATGAATAAAGTTGTGGATACTGGTGCGTTGATATCCAAACAAACTGACAAagataatcaaaaaaagGCAATTATTGCATATGAAAATAGTATTCAACAAATTAGAAACAATTTAGATCAAATAACTGAAGAAGCACAGCCATTAAAGGTTAACTTCGATGAAACTTTAAATGATCTCACTGCTTCTCAGAAATCATTGAAAGAGGCTAAAGAAGAAGTTATTAATCGAGAATCTTTAATggaaaaatatcaatatgaCTTGAAAATTTACagtgaaaaaattaaatcatatacagatattataaaaaaaattgatgaaaatgtaCAATCTTTGGAAGAAGGTATAGAAAAGCAAGTTATAACTGCTAGCGAATTTTGTACTCCAGAACGTGTTAATGATCCTGATTTACCATCTACACAGGAAGAGATCAAAGAGGAACTAGAAAAAATCACAAGAATGATTAAAAAAGCAGAAAACAAGGCAGGTTTTACCCAACAACAGgctattgaattatttgaaaagagTAGAGATAAATATAGGGAAAGTCAAGAGAAATATTTGGCTATAGATAAGACACTTGAAGTACTATATAAATCGATACAAATTAGGGTTCAAAATTTACAGACTGCTCAAAAAGCAACATGCTTAGATGCTGATTTAGACTTTAGAGCTTCCTTAAGGGTCAGAAATTTATCTGGTAACCTTTCATTTAATACCAAATCCAAGCGActagaaatatatatattaacaaGTAATGGTGGAAAACCACGAACTATTGATAATCTATCTGGTGGTGAAAAGTCATTTGCTCAAATGGCTTTATTATTGGCAACATGGAAACCTATGAGGTCTAGAATAATCGCCTTAGATGAATTTGATGTATTTATGGATCAAGTTAACAGAAAAATTGGTACAGGTTTGCTTGTAAAGAAACTAAAAAATCAAACCAGAACTCAAACTATCATTATCACACCTCAGGATATCGGGAAAATTTCTGATATAGATAGCGCAGGAGTTAATATCCATAAAATGAAAGATCCAGAAAGacaaaataattctaatttCTATGGTTAA